CGGCGTCTGCCTCGTACTCCACGATGCGCTGTGTCCCGTCGGCTTCCTCCAGCATGTACACACCCTGCACTCGGTCCCCGTCTCGCTTTTCCCACTGATCTTTGTGATCGCCCGTAATTGGGTCCTTCACGCCGTAAGCGAACTCGTACCGGGGTGTGTGATGTAGCGTTTTCCCTTCGTTCGATCGGTATTGATTGATGTTGCGGATGGTGTTGGAATCGGGACGCACCAGCACTACGGGTAGGGCTGCAGCAATTGACAGTAACACAAGCATCGGAATCAATCGCTGCAGGACACTTGCTTGCACGTGGGCCGGCATGCTGTTAGCTCTATTTATCTTCTAGAATAGGAACTGCAACCGAACGGACTGCACTGCACAGTGCGAGACCAATCAACTGAACCGACATGGTAAGTTTAGCATGGTTTATAAGTATGTTTTACCCGGCACAAGCTTTCGAAGAACCTTCTAAACCGTTCCGTTTCGTGCCCCGTTCGCTCCGTTGCTCGATTATAATTAACGAATCGGTCAGCTGTAAATCATATGCAAATGGTACACATGTCGATTAGGTGGTTGGATGAAAAGGATGTACTTGTAATGCAGTGTTTACAGTGAACGGGTGGCTTATGGACCTTTTGCATGCTCAATGAGATTGTCAGGTCAGTTGTTAAAGAAGCATGGCCCAGTTTCAGTTGCTGGATGGAATATTGCTTTTAAGATGTTTGAATGTTTACCCTTTGTTGTAGTCGATTATTTTACTCTTGATAACTACTTCCAGGtgatttttaataaagtttGTAAACAGTAGTTAGGTGTCGTGAATCTCATTTTTATCGACTAATTTTAAATAACACAGAACgctttaaattatttcgaaGAAAACAGCTTCAAAATGATCGAGATGCTGCTTacaaatttttcgttttttactttggtatttgaaataattaattttaaatcaccTACGTCATATTGACAGCGTGGAGATGTATGTATCATGGTGTTCGAGTTCAAATTATATAGTTGGAATTATGAAATCCATTTATGAATGCATTTCAtaatgaaatggaaagtgtTTATGTGAAATCCAGTTAACAGTCTGAAGCTTTTGCTAGTTAAATTcgattctttttaaaattttattg
The DNA window shown above is from Anopheles funestus chromosome 3RL, idAnoFuneDA-416_04, whole genome shotgun sequence and carries:
- the LOC125767382 gene encoding cuticle protein 19.8-like, whose translation is MPAHVQASVLQRLIPMLVLLSIAAALPVVLVRPDSNTIRNINQYRSNEGKTLHHTPRYEFAYGVKDPITGDHKDQWEKRDGDRVQGVYMLEEADGTQRIVEYEADAVQGFRAIVTNVELPKGTQTHHEPIAHSYTNEPLMQPTIKHSHHRIVRKHPICFENESLDPATVPMAQGLELNKTHKTHRKCRSHSINPSVAKSPQIRLALDQP